The sequence GTTCCAAAAAGTGGGGTGAATAGAGGAATGTCTATACTAGAATTGTTTATAAGGATAATTACCATAATTGCCACATTAGGAAGTGCCATTGCCATGGGAACTACTAATGAAACACTTCCTTTTTTCACTCAATTTGTTCGTTTCAAGGCCAAGTACAACGATCTTCCCACCTTCACGTAAGTACCTAGCTCGTGTATGGTTAAGCTTATAAGTTGATTATAAATAAAGCTTATAAGCACTTTTGAGCTTCTATCTCTCTTATCATATCAACATGTTAATATGTGTATATACACTATTTAAATGCATGAGCTTACTAGTCCACATGTTGATTTTTACAGGTTCTTTGTGGTGGCAAATGCCATAGTAAGTGCATATCTAGTACTTTCTTTGGGGTTGTCCATCTACCACATCATGAGGAGCCGGGCACAAGCAAGCAGGGTAGCCTTAATATTCTTCGACGCGGTATAAACATCTTTTACactaataaattttaatttgtgaTAATAGGTTCgttatcatttttatcaagt comes from Capsicum annuum cultivar UCD-10X-F1 chromosome 2, UCD10Xv1.1, whole genome shotgun sequence and encodes:
- the LOC107861012 gene encoding casparian strip membrane protein 1, which encodes MKAGALELGHDSKATSSVPKSGVNRGMSILELFIRIITIIATLGSAIAMGTTNETLPFFTQFVRFKAKYNDLPTFTFFVVANAIVSAYLVLSLGLSIYHIMRSRAQASRVALIFFDAAMLALLTAGASASAAIVYLAHKGNTKTNWFPICQQYDSFCHRTSGSVVGSFAGVVLFILLVLLSAVALSRRY